A genomic region of Methanothermobacter thermautotrophicus str. Delta H contains the following coding sequences:
- the polB1 gene encoding DNA polymerase PolB subunit 1: MEDYRMVLLDIDYVTVDEVPVIRLFGKDKSGGNEPIIAHDRSFRPYIYAIPTDLDECLRELEELELEKLEVKEMRDLGRPTEVIRIEFRHPQDVPKIRDRIRDLESVRDIREHDIPFYRRYLIDKSIVPMEELEFQGVEVDSAPSVTTDVRTVEVTGRVQSTGSGAHGLDILSFDIEVRNPHGMPDPEKDEIVMIGVAGNMGYESVISTAGDHLDFVEVVEDERELLERFAEIVIDKKPDILVGYNSDNFDFPYITRRAAILGAELDLGWDGSKIRTMRRGFANATAIKGTVHVDLYPVMRRYMNLDRYTLERVYQELFGEEKIDLPGDRLWEYWDRDELRDELFRYSLDDVVATHRIAEKILPLNLELTRLVGQPLFDISRMATGQQAEWFLVRKAYQYGELVPNKPSQSDFSSRRGRRAVGGYVKEPEKGLHENIVQFDFRSLYPSIIISKNISPDTLTDDEESECYVAPEYGYRFRKSPRGFVPSVIGEILSERVRIKEEMKGSDDPMERKILNVQQEALKRLANTMYGVYGYSRFRWYSMECAEAITAWGRDYIKKTIKTAEEFGFHTVYADTDGFYATYRG; the protein is encoded by the coding sequence ATGGAAGATTACAGAATGGTCCTCCTCGACATAGACTACGTGACCGTCGATGAGGTCCCGGTTATCAGACTTTTCGGTAAGGATAAAAGCGGCGGAAATGAGCCCATTATAGCCCATGACCGCTCATTCAGACCCTACATATACGCAATCCCCACAGACCTCGATGAATGCCTCAGGGAGCTTGAGGAACTGGAACTGGAGAAACTTGAAGTCAAAGAGATGAGGGACCTTGGAAGGCCCACAGAGGTCATCAGAATCGAATTCAGACACCCCCAGGACGTGCCAAAGATCAGGGACAGGATAAGGGACCTGGAATCTGTCAGGGATATAAGGGAACATGACATCCCATTCTACAGGCGCTACCTAATAGATAAATCCATAGTACCCATGGAGGAGCTGGAGTTCCAGGGTGTTGAGGTGGACTCAGCACCATCGGTGACAACCGATGTCAGGACGGTGGAGGTAACCGGCAGGGTCCAGAGCACAGGTTCAGGGGCACATGGACTCGACATCCTGAGCTTTGACATCGAGGTGAGGAACCCCCATGGCATGCCTGACCCTGAAAAGGACGAGATAGTGATGATTGGTGTCGCCGGTAACATGGGCTACGAATCTGTCATATCAACGGCCGGCGACCACCTTGACTTTGTTGAGGTGGTTGAGGATGAAAGGGAACTCCTTGAGAGATTCGCAGAGATCGTAATTGATAAGAAACCGGACATACTGGTGGGATACAATTCAGACAACTTTGACTTCCCCTACATAACAAGGAGGGCGGCTATCCTGGGCGCGGAACTCGACCTCGGCTGGGATGGTTCAAAGATCAGGACCATGAGGAGGGGCTTTGCAAACGCCACGGCCATAAAGGGAACGGTGCACGTGGACCTCTACCCGGTCATGAGGAGGTACATGAACCTTGACAGGTACACCCTGGAGAGGGTCTACCAGGAACTCTTCGGCGAGGAGAAGATCGACCTCCCCGGTGACAGGCTCTGGGAGTACTGGGACCGGGATGAGCTGAGGGATGAACTCTTCAGGTACTCCCTGGATGATGTTGTTGCAACCCACAGGATAGCAGAGAAGATACTCCCCCTCAACCTGGAGCTCACCCGGCTGGTGGGCCAGCCACTATTCGACATCTCCCGCATGGCAACAGGTCAGCAGGCGGAATGGTTCCTTGTCCGCAAGGCATACCAGTACGGGGAACTGGTACCAAACAAGCCATCCCAGTCAGACTTCTCCAGCAGGAGGGGTCGCAGGGCGGTCGGCGGATACGTCAAGGAACCAGAGAAGGGTCTCCACGAGAACATAGTCCAGTTTGACTTCAGGAGCCTCTACCCAAGCATAATAATCTCAAAGAACATCTCACCGGACACCCTGACAGATGACGAGGAATCTGAATGCTACGTGGCACCTGAATACGGTTACAGGTTCCGCAAAAGTCCGAGGGGATTCGTACCCTCGGTTATAGGTGAAATACTCTCAGAGAGGGTGAGGATCAAGGAGGAGATGAAGGGATCAGATGATCCCATGGAGAGGAAGATACTCAATGTGCAGCAGGAGGCCCTCAAGAGACTTGCAAACACCATGTACGGTGTATATGGGTATTCAAGGTTCCGCTGGTACTCAATGGAGTGCGCCGAGGCCATAACCGCATGGGGCAGGGACTATATCAAGAAAACAATAAAAACTGCAGAGGAATTTGGGTTCCACACGGTCTATGCCGACACCGATGGTTTCTATGCAACCTACAGGGGATAG
- the comD gene encoding sulfopyruvate decarboxylase subunit alpha, whose amino-acid sequence MKVDSSEAVYAGMKDAGIDFAVSVPCVNLRTVLEMVDADPAIMHVPVTREEEGFGVAAGAHMAGKTTAILMQNSGLGNSVNVLASLYSLYHIPITMIVSHRGTEGEFMEAQVPMGRATGDILRILEIPFRTPRSPAEARESIGELTDISLRTSKAVAVLLDVSYW is encoded by the coding sequence ATGAAAGTGGATAGCAGCGAAGCTGTTTACGCGGGTATGAAGGATGCAGGGATAGACTTCGCCGTCAGCGTCCCCTGTGTGAATCTCAGGACGGTCCTTGAAATGGTGGATGCCGACCCTGCCATCATGCACGTACCGGTTACCCGGGAGGAGGAGGGCTTCGGTGTTGCAGCCGGGGCCCACATGGCTGGAAAGACAACCGCCATACTGATGCAGAACTCAGGCCTCGGTAACTCAGTGAACGTCCTGGCCTCCCTCTACAGCCTCTACCATATCCCCATAACCATGATTGTAAGTCACCGGGGCACCGAGGGAGAGTTCATGGAGGCCCAGGTGCCCATGGGAAGGGCCACCGGGGATATATTGAGGATCCTTGAAATACCCTTCAGGACCCCCAGAAGTCCTGCTGAGGCCAGGGAATCCATAGGAGAACTTACAGATATCTCCCTGAGGACCAGTAAGGCCGTGGCAGTCCTGCTGGATGTATCCTACTGGTGA
- the comC gene encoding L-sulfolactate dehydrogenase: MRISPEEEVKIIKEILTAMNVPEESSDIVADVTLDADLKGFSSHGIGRFPQYVDGLRHGTIRADGDITIERETESTALINGNHIFGHVVAYRAMELAIEKARNTGVGLVGVHDSNHFGVAGYYSDMAVMNDMIGVVIANTEPAVAPIGGRKPILGTNPVAIGIPSNRYYVSVDMATSASARGKLLEAARKGESIPENVALDAEGKPTTDPEMALKGSILPFGGHKGYALSFMIEILAGPLVGAAFGTAVTGTANPEEMCTKGDLMMAIDPSKMVDPDEFRAQVDEFIEEVKSSGDVLIPGDIESMNIKRRRAEGIELDEKLLERILGIARELDINLEIKEL; this comes from the coding sequence ATGAGGATAAGCCCTGAAGAGGAAGTTAAAATCATAAAGGAAATACTCACCGCCATGAATGTTCCGGAGGAGAGCTCAGATATAGTTGCAGACGTCACACTGGACGCTGACCTGAAGGGATTCAGCTCACATGGAATCGGCAGGTTCCCCCAGTACGTTGATGGGTTGAGGCATGGAACAATAAGGGCAGATGGTGACATAACCATTGAGCGGGAAACCGAGTCAACGGCCCTCATAAATGGTAACCACATATTCGGACACGTTGTTGCCTACAGGGCCATGGAGCTTGCCATTGAGAAGGCCAGGAATACGGGTGTTGGCCTTGTCGGTGTCCATGACTCCAACCATTTCGGGGTCGCCGGCTACTACTCTGATATGGCCGTCATGAATGACATGATAGGTGTTGTTATAGCAAACACCGAGCCGGCCGTCGCACCCATCGGGGGCAGGAAACCCATCCTTGGAACAAACCCGGTGGCCATTGGCATCCCATCAAACAGGTACTACGTCTCCGTGGACATGGCAACCTCTGCATCGGCCAGGGGAAAACTCCTGGAGGCCGCCAGGAAAGGCGAGAGCATACCTGAAAATGTGGCCCTGGATGCAGAGGGTAAACCCACCACCGACCCTGAAATGGCCCTTAAGGGCTCCATCCTCCCCTTCGGTGGACACAAGGGATACGCCCTCTCATTCATGATAGAGATACTTGCAGGGCCCCTCGTTGGTGCTGCCTTCGGAACCGCTGTCACGGGAACAGCGAACCCTGAGGAGATGTGCACCAAGGGAGACCTCATGATGGCCATCGACCCATCAAAGATGGTTGACCCCGATGAGTTCAGGGCCCAGGTTGATGAATTCATTGAGGAGGTTAAATCAAGCGGTGACGTCCTCATACCCGGGGACATTGAGAGCATGAACATAAAGAGAAGGCGTGCTGAGGGTATCGAACTGGATGAAAAGCTCCTTGAGAGGATTCTTGGAATAGCCAGAGAACTTGATATAAATCTCGAAATTAAGGAGTTATGA
- a CDS encoding AI-2E family transporter, with translation MIERLRGALASASFPVMALLLLSAIVVYPLWTMLFLGAVFAYIVRPVALRINRRIPYLSVSIILAMIVVIMPLVGILVFTVDSIINSAPSLLSLAGSIHVPGAGNLQPSAENTLANLRTVLRDILSGSLNYVVAILQSVPMISLQLFVFLSSTFYFARDGKRLVGYIRTLIPEETRPFMERMASETERVLLSIFYGHFLTALAIGLMAAVGFHLLGYPYAILLGIMTGLFQLIPVIGPWAAYTPLSIYDFVTGNILRGVLVLIFGLFLSTIDIYLRPKLSGKYADIHPMIFLVGFLGGPVVWGVAGFIVGPLVLGLAYAALEAYRMESGGEEVQ, from the coding sequence ATGATAGAGAGACTGAGGGGTGCACTGGCATCGGCGTCATTCCCTGTGATGGCCCTTTTACTTCTATCGGCAATTGTGGTATACCCCCTCTGGACCATGCTATTCCTTGGAGCCGTATTCGCCTACATTGTAAGGCCCGTGGCACTGAGGATAAACCGGAGGATACCCTACCTCTCGGTATCCATCATCCTTGCAATGATTGTGGTTATAATGCCACTGGTGGGTATCCTGGTGTTCACAGTTGATTCCATAATAAATTCAGCCCCATCTCTCCTTTCACTCGCAGGGAGCATCCACGTACCCGGAGCCGGAAATCTACAGCCCTCGGCGGAGAACACACTTGCAAACCTCAGAACGGTTCTGAGGGACATCCTAAGCGGTTCACTCAACTATGTCGTGGCCATCCTCCAGTCTGTACCAATGATATCCCTTCAGCTCTTCGTATTCCTTTCATCAACATTCTACTTTGCAAGGGATGGTAAGAGACTTGTGGGGTACATAAGGACCCTGATACCGGAGGAGACAAGGCCCTTCATGGAGCGAATGGCCTCTGAGACCGAGAGGGTTCTCCTCAGCATATTCTATGGGCACTTCCTGACAGCCCTTGCAATAGGTTTAATGGCTGCAGTTGGCTTTCATCTTCTCGGATACCCCTACGCCATACTCCTGGGTATAATGACGGGCCTCTTTCAGCTGATACCTGTGATAGGGCCATGGGCTGCCTACACACCCCTCTCCATCTATGACTTTGTCACAGGAAACATCCTGAGGGGAGTACTTGTCCTGATATTCGGTCTCTTCCTTAGCACCATTGACATATACCTGAGACCCAAGCTATCCGGTAAGTACGCGGATATCCACCCCATGATATTCCTGGTGGGATTTCTAGGAGGACCTGTGGTCTGGGGTGTTGCAGGCTTCATTGTGGGGCCACTGGTCCTTGGTCTTGCATATGCAGCCCTTGAGGCCTACCGTATGGAGTCGGGTGGAGAGGAAGTGCAGTAA
- a CDS encoding dihydroorotate dehydrogenase electron transfer subunit — protein MDSMNVPEVLEIKRIVEESESVKTFIFSWDFRREVRPGQFVMVWDFRDEKPMSVSLIDPVRSEIGISIRRVGEFTDRVHGLSEGDLLGIRGPYGRGFELMGRDILLVGGGIGMAPLAALADEATARGMRVDALVAARTADELLFLDRLEAAGVNISTCTDDGSCGFKGFAHERLLTLEENHDMAAVCGPEPMMFQVMRILDERDVPAQLSLERYMKCAVGICGQCCLDDTGFRVCAEGPVFWSQELSRVREFGRYRRDPAGRRVPW, from the coding sequence ATGGATTCCATGAATGTTCCAGAGGTTCTTGAGATTAAGAGGATAGTTGAGGAATCTGAAAGCGTGAAGACCTTCATATTCAGCTGGGACTTCAGACGGGAGGTTAGACCGGGACAGTTCGTCATGGTCTGGGATTTCAGGGACGAGAAACCCATGTCTGTCTCCCTCATCGACCCTGTGAGATCTGAGATAGGGATATCCATAAGAAGGGTGGGTGAATTCACAGACAGGGTCCATGGACTCAGTGAGGGCGACCTTCTCGGTATCAGGGGACCCTATGGCAGGGGATTTGAACTCATGGGAAGGGACATTCTCCTGGTGGGGGGCGGGATAGGGATGGCGCCCCTGGCAGCCCTGGCAGATGAGGCCACCGCAAGGGGTATGCGTGTGGATGCACTTGTGGCTGCAAGGACAGCAGATGAGCTCCTCTTCCTGGACAGGCTTGAGGCTGCCGGCGTGAATATCAGTACGTGCACGGATGATGGTTCCTGCGGGTTTAAGGGATTTGCCCATGAACGTCTCCTCACACTTGAGGAGAACCATGACATGGCTGCTGTCTGCGGCCCGGAACCCATGATGTTTCAGGTTATGAGGATACTTGATGAGAGGGATGTCCCGGCCCAGCTATCCCTTGAGAGATACATGAAGTGCGCTGTGGGTATCTGTGGCCAGTGCTGCCTTGATGATACCGGCTTCAGGGTATGTGCAGAGGGACCTGTATTCTGGAGTCAGGAACTATCTCGGGTAAGGGAGTTTGGCCGTTACAGGCGGGACCCGGCTGGCAGGAGAGTGCCCTGGTGA
- a CDS encoding NOP5/NOP56 family protein produces the protein MKCYLTGCIAGPLAFSEDLELIDYEPFPVDEIPGRLAESQMGGVSPEERIMLERLTPEYDEVVVEASPSPEYAGFRNLRFEVPSRAGIHLRENLEDILAEILDMPAGDFIHDALMSVARERLRESLRETDRFIIQSINALDELDEETGKLIERLREWYSLHFPELDGIKSHEQYVELIAEYGDRDQILKNFRMDVDESLGSDITSEDLHILRGLAESIRGLQRLREETERYIDIKMEKLAPNLRALAGSNVGARLIAHAGGLRELAMLPSSTIQVLGAEKALFRHLKSGAKPPKHGVIFQHPSIRSSPWWIRGKVARLLAGKIAIAVRKDVFSREFDPGIVESFNERFEAIKSNNPKPPARKKGFRKKRK, from the coding sequence ATGAAGTGTTATCTTACAGGTTGCATTGCAGGTCCTCTTGCCTTCAGTGAAGATCTGGAGCTCATAGATTATGAACCTTTCCCGGTTGATGAAATCCCCGGAAGGCTTGCTGAGTCACAGATGGGTGGTGTTTCACCGGAGGAGAGGATTATGCTCGAGAGGCTCACCCCTGAATACGATGAGGTTGTGGTTGAGGCCTCCCCCTCTCCGGAGTATGCCGGGTTCAGGAACCTCAGATTTGAGGTTCCAAGCAGGGCAGGCATCCACCTTAGGGAGAACCTTGAGGACATCCTGGCAGAAATCCTTGATATGCCCGCCGGAGACTTCATACATGACGCCCTCATGTCGGTTGCACGTGAAAGGCTGAGGGAGTCCCTCCGGGAGACAGACAGGTTCATAATACAGTCCATAAATGCCCTTGATGAACTTGATGAGGAGACCGGGAAGCTCATAGAAAGGCTGAGAGAATGGTACTCCCTCCACTTCCCTGAACTCGACGGTATTAAGAGTCATGAACAGTACGTTGAGCTCATTGCAGAGTACGGTGACCGGGACCAGATACTGAAAAATTTCAGGATGGACGTTGATGAGAGTCTTGGCTCAGATATCACCTCCGAGGACCTCCACATCCTCAGGGGCCTTGCAGAGAGTATAAGGGGTCTTCAGAGGCTGAGGGAGGAGACAGAGAGGTACATTGACATCAAGATGGAGAAGCTTGCCCCCAACCTCAGGGCCCTTGCAGGGTCAAATGTTGGTGCGAGGCTCATTGCCCATGCCGGAGGATTGAGGGAACTTGCCATGCTACCATCCTCCACAATACAGGTCCTTGGAGCTGAGAAGGCCCTCTTCAGACACCTGAAATCCGGTGCAAAGCCACCGAAGCATGGGGTTATATTCCAGCACCCCTCGATAAGGTCATCCCCCTGGTGGATCAGGGGAAAGGTTGCAAGGCTGCTGGCGGGTAAGATAGCCATCGCAGTTAGAAAGGACGTTTTCAGCAGAGAATTTGATCCGGGAATAGTTGAATCATTCAATGAGAGGTTTGAAGCCATTAAAAGTAATAACCCGAAGCCCCCGGCAAGGAAGAAGGGTTTTAGAAAGAAGAGGAAATGA
- a CDS encoding fibrillarin-like rRNA/tRNA 2'-O-methyltransferase — MYAVKEVKGMDGVFIMNNSLLTINPNPGVKVYGERIIDWGGREYRVWDPRRSKLAAAILNGLRGFSLNSDSRVLYLGASAGTTASHISDIVTDGRVYCIEFSPRMMRELLGVCESRKNMAPLLEDASRPLSYLRMVEAADLVYCDVAQPDQTRLFIENMDCFLKRDGYGLIMIKARSIDVTRSPRKIFREEVGKLESSGFRIIDQVGLNPYEKDHMAVLVKRDV, encoded by the coding sequence GTGTATGCTGTGAAGGAAGTTAAGGGTATGGATGGTGTCTTTATCATGAACAACTCCCTCCTCACCATTAACCCCAACCCCGGTGTGAAGGTCTATGGTGAGAGGATCATTGATTGGGGCGGCCGGGAGTACCGGGTCTGGGATCCCCGGCGGTCCAAGCTTGCTGCGGCCATACTTAACGGTCTGCGGGGTTTCAGTCTGAATTCAGACTCCAGGGTTCTCTATCTGGGTGCATCGGCCGGGACAACTGCCTCACACATATCTGATATCGTCACGGATGGGAGGGTCTACTGCATCGAATTCTCTCCCAGGATGATGCGGGAACTCCTGGGTGTGTGTGAATCCAGAAAAAACATGGCCCCCCTCCTTGAGGACGCCTCAAGACCCCTCAGTTACCTGAGGATGGTTGAGGCCGCTGATCTCGTGTACTGTGATGTTGCACAGCCTGACCAGACCAGGTTATTCATTGAGAATATGGATTGCTTCCTGAAGAGGGATGGTTATGGACTCATAATGATAAAGGCCCGGAGCATAGATGTTACAAGAAGTCCCAGAAAGATCTTCCGGGAGGAAGTGGGGAAGCTTGAGTCTTCTGGTTTCAGAATAATTGATCAGGTGGGTCTCAATCCCTACGAAAAGGACCATATGGCGGTTCTGGTTAAAAGGGATGTTTAG
- the comE gene encoding sulfopyruvate decarboxylase subunit beta, producing the protein MMLERIEAIERITGVLEDELVICNLGFPSRELYSIRDSPRHFYMLGSMGMASSIGLGLALSQERRVVVLDGDGSILMNLGGLVTAAAQSPGNLIIVLLDNRCYATTGSQCTYADVIDLGAVAESMGFNVIRFADDLNFEQALAMDGPVFAHVPVKPGNADVPVIDLDAEEIIERFIKEVRGATED; encoded by the coding sequence ATGATGCTTGAGAGAATTGAAGCCATAGAAAGGATAACGGGTGTCCTTGAGGATGAGCTCGTCATATGTAACCTTGGGTTTCCTTCAAGGGAGCTCTACAGTATCAGGGACTCGCCAAGGCACTTCTACATGCTTGGATCCATGGGGATGGCATCTTCCATCGGGCTTGGACTCGCGCTTTCACAGGAGCGGAGGGTGGTTGTCCTGGACGGTGACGGTTCCATCCTCATGAACCTTGGAGGCCTGGTCACTGCAGCTGCACAGTCCCCTGGGAACCTCATCATAGTCCTCCTCGACAACAGGTGCTACGCGACAACCGGCTCACAGTGCACCTACGCCGATGTGATAGACCTTGGGGCCGTTGCAGAGTCCATGGGCTTCAATGTGATCAGGTTCGCCGATGATCTGAACTTTGAACAGGCACTGGCGATGGATGGTCCTGTTTTTGCCCATGTCCCTGTGAAGCCCGGGAACGCCGATGTCCCTGTCATCGATCTTGATGCAGAGGAGATAATAGAACGCTTCATTAAGGAGGTCCGGGGAGCCACTGAGGATTGA
- the coaBC gene encoding bifunctional phosphopantothenoylcysteine decarboxylase/phosphopantothenate--cysteine ligase CoaBC: MEIILCVTGSVAAIEAVKLARELGRQGAEVKCFMSEDACRIIHPYAMEFATGSKPVLELTGEIEHVKYAGADLILVAPATANIIGKLAYRLADNPISSLLLTASGMGTPIVMVPSMHEAMYAAAAENIMRLKEEGVIFIEPRMDEGKAKFPDIDTIVLEAMRQTSSQRLQGKRVLVSLGGTYEPIDPVRGITNRSSGKMGLAIARRAYIEGADVTVVAGTVSVEIPPQLRSFRAETAEEMAERVRELVADHDVFISAAAVADFKPVYTERKISSSEEFSVELRPNPKVIGIAREINPEAFIVGFKAEYDVDNEALVESARKQIRESGVDMVVANDVSVEGFGSDRNRAIIVSDMVTELPLMEKEELASIIIDEVIRKVGDSLDQLL; encoded by the coding sequence ATGGAGATCATACTGTGCGTCACAGGGAGTGTTGCAGCCATCGAGGCGGTGAAGCTTGCAAGGGAGCTTGGGAGGCAGGGAGCCGAGGTTAAGTGCTTCATGAGCGAGGACGCCTGCAGGATAATACACCCCTATGCAATGGAATTTGCAACCGGAAGCAAACCTGTACTGGAACTTACAGGGGAAATTGAGCACGTTAAATACGCAGGCGCTGACCTGATCCTTGTGGCGCCGGCAACAGCCAACATCATAGGTAAACTGGCATACAGGCTGGCTGATAACCCCATATCATCCCTCCTCCTCACAGCATCAGGCATGGGCACCCCAATTGTCATGGTGCCATCAATGCATGAGGCCATGTATGCCGCCGCAGCCGAGAATATCATGAGGCTGAAGGAAGAGGGAGTTATCTTTATTGAGCCCCGCATGGATGAGGGAAAGGCCAAGTTCCCAGACATTGACACCATAGTACTCGAGGCAATGAGACAGACCTCCAGCCAGAGACTGCAGGGTAAAAGGGTCCTTGTGAGTCTTGGGGGGACCTATGAACCCATAGACCCCGTCAGAGGGATTACAAACAGGAGTTCAGGGAAGATGGGTCTCGCCATAGCCAGGAGGGCCTACATAGAGGGCGCTGATGTCACGGTTGTGGCCGGCACCGTATCTGTGGAGATACCCCCACAGTTAAGATCCTTCCGGGCAGAGACAGCAGAGGAAATGGCCGAAAGGGTCAGGGAACTCGTTGCTGATCATGATGTATTCATATCTGCGGCTGCAGTGGCTGACTTCAAGCCGGTCTACACTGAGAGAAAGATATCATCCTCAGAGGAGTTTTCAGTTGAACTCAGACCCAACCCCAAGGTAATAGGGATCGCAAGGGAGATTAATCCTGAAGCGTTCATCGTTGGATTCAAGGCAGAGTATGATGTGGACAATGAGGCACTGGTGGAATCTGCAAGGAAACAGATAAGGGAATCAGGTGTTGATATGGTGGTTGCCAACGACGTGTCCGTTGAGGGTTTTGGCTCAGACAGGAACCGGGCCATCATTGTCTCAGACATGGTAACCGAGCTTCCCCTTATGGAAAAGGAGGAACTTGCGTCCATCATAATTGATGAAGTGATAAGGAAGGTTGGAGACAGCCTGGACCAGTTATTATAG
- a CDS encoding restriction endonuclease produces MKSTEKCLKEWNAIVEALGHGKQTILIRKYKTNLKEFLLYPTVSYTNENDYLKSFQEKHHSFVEKYSFPHKEGEKTEIKYFATVEKILERPPRIIPSENFYIWRRGHVKSYLNGKNAYIWVLRVYRLKKPYMADLAYGPGVYANLKERVSLKGAEPVLTDKEFSETLEKLTPEESLQYGYQTLRDELAMELLENIRSCSTGFFKKMIVDLLLKMGYGGSRKDADEAIEKGGDGGIEGIIKEDKLGLDTIYIQAKRGSISRPEIQKFASALEGQAKKGVFITTSSFSRAAQEYASSIDNRIVLIDGDELAQLMIDHDVGVSKVTSYDIKKIDTDYFSEE; encoded by the coding sequence ATGAAGAGCACAGAAAAGTGTCTTAAAGAATGGAATGCTATCGTAGAGGCCCTAGGACATGGAAAACAGACCATTCTGATCAGAAAATATAAGACAAACCTCAAAGAATTCCTGCTTTACCCCACAGTCAGCTATACCAATGAAAATGATTACCTGAAAAGTTTCCAGGAAAAACACCACTCATTCGTTGAAAAATATAGCTTCCCCCATAAAGAGGGAGAAAAGACAGAGATCAAATACTTTGCCACTGTAGAAAAGATCCTGGAAAGACCGCCTCGAATAATACCCTCAGAGAATTTCTACATCTGGAGAAGGGGCCATGTAAAATCATATCTTAACGGGAAAAATGCCTACATATGGGTACTGAGGGTTTACAGACTGAAGAAACCCTACATGGCCGACCTCGCCTATGGACCGGGGGTCTACGCTAACCTGAAGGAACGGGTCTCACTGAAGGGCGCTGAACCGGTCCTCACAGATAAGGAATTCTCAGAAACATTAGAAAAACTAACTCCTGAAGAATCTCTACAATACGGTTATCAGACCCTGAGAGACGAGCTAGCCATGGAGTTGCTTGAAAATATTAGGTCCTGTTCCACAGGATTTTTCAAAAAAATGATAGTGGACCTCCTATTGAAGATGGGTTATGGCGGTTCACGAAAGGATGCAGATGAAGCCATAGAGAAGGGTGGAGACGGAGGCATAGAGGGTATTATAAAAGAGGATAAATTAGGTCTGGACACCATCTATATCCAGGCAAAGAGAGGGAGCATATCCAGACCTGAAATACAGAAATTTGCAAGTGCACTGGAGGGGCAAGCTAAAAAGGGAGTCTTTATCACAACATCCAGCTTTTCACGTGCTGCACAGGAATACGCATCCAGCATCGATAACAGAATAGTCCTGATTGATGGAGATGAACTGGCCCAGCTGATGATCGACCACGACGTCGGTGTATCAAAGGTGACATCCTACGATATCAAAAAAATAGACACAGACTACTTCTCAGAGGAATAA
- a CDS encoding dihydroorotate dehydrogenase, whose protein sequence is MLETSICNIELRNPTILAAGVMGSMASSLNRIYRGGAGAVVTKSFSLRPNPGYRNPTTVEVTGGVINAIGLSNPGVEAFREELKLVDEEVPLIASVYGASPEEFASAAASVEEYADMIELNVSCPHAMAGCGASIGQDPELTFRVVSAVKDAVDVPISTKLTPNVTDIVEIAGSAEEAGSDALTLINSLGPGMKIDIKTARPILSNAFGGMSGPAIKPVAVRCVYDVYRSVDIPIMGVGGVRDFQDAVEFLFAGARAVQVGTAIMYDGPEVFMKICRGLEAFMMAEGFSSVDEMVGLAHD, encoded by the coding sequence ATGCTTGAGACCAGCATATGTAATATTGAACTCCGGAACCCGACCATACTGGCTGCAGGGGTCATGGGTAGCATGGCATCGTCCCTTAACAGGATTTACCGTGGGGGTGCAGGGGCTGTTGTGACCAAGTCCTTCTCACTCAGGCCCAACCCGGGATACAGAAATCCCACAACCGTGGAGGTCACAGGCGGGGTCATAAACGCAATTGGACTCTCAAACCCAGGTGTTGAGGCATTCAGGGAGGAGCTGAAGCTGGTGGATGAGGAGGTACCTCTGATAGCATCAGTCTATGGAGCCTCACCCGAGGAATTTGCCTCAGCAGCGGCTTCAGTGGAGGAATACGCTGACATGATTGAACTGAACGTCTCCTGCCCCCACGCCATGGCAGGATGCGGAGCCTCAATCGGACAGGACCCTGAACTGACCTTCAGGGTTGTTTCTGCTGTTAAGGATGCAGTGGACGTCCCGATATCCACGAAGCTCACACCAAACGTCACAGACATCGTTGAGATAGCAGGGAGCGCTGAGGAGGCTGGTTCAGACGCCCTTACCCTCATAAACTCCCTTGGCCCCGGGATGAAGATCGATATAAAGACCGCAAGGCCCATACTCTCCAATGCCTTCGGAGGCATGTCAGGCCCGGCAATAAAACCCGTCGCGGTCAGATGCGTCTATGACGTTTACCGCAGCGTGGATATCCCCATAATGGGTGTGGGAGGTGTCAGGGACTTCCAGGATGCAGTCGAGTTCCTCTTTGCAGGTGCAAGGGCTGTTCAGGTTGGAACAGCCATAATGTATGATGGCCCCGAGGTTTTCATGAAGATATGCAGGGGCCTTGAGGCCTTCATGATGGCCGAAGGATTCTCATCGGTGGATGAGATGGTGGGGCTGGCACATGATTAG